The Methanomassiliicoccales archaeon DNA segment TGGATTTCAAGCAATTTCTCTCTAACACCGCCCCTTTCGTGATCGTATACCAATGTAATCGTCCCAAAAGCATCAGAATTCTCATCGGCCCATATCTCTTCCACGAGGGCATTTCTGATAAGATCCCTTATGGCCTCACTCCGTGAAGGATATTTTTTCGCTCTTATTAGTTCATCGAATCTCTCGAGAAGTTCCGGTTCAAGCGAAACGCCAATTCTTGTTACGTTATCCATAACAATTGACATAAATCAGCTTGATATTCTTAAATGATTTCCTCTTCGAGTTCATTGGATCATACCAATCCTTTTCAAATAGAGACCTCTGTCATAGAGACATCGGAGGGCTTTTATAGCCCTAGATAGCGAATTGTATGCCGGGATTTTCTTTTGTTCAAAACGGCGAAGCATTGGCCGCGGAATACTACCGCCAATGCAACAAACAATTGTCGGTTTTCCTCCCTTTCTTATTTTCTCCTCAGCAATATCGACAAGACCATTTGTGATCAGAGGAGGTTGTAGCTGCAATAACACGAGAACCGCATCTACCCCATCTTCTGACTGGATGATTTCTAATACATCGCCATACATATCGTCTGTCACACTTCCAGTGAGATCGATAGGATTTTC contains these protein-coding regions:
- the nikR gene encoding nickel-responsive transcriptional regulator NikR; translation: MSIVMDNVTRIGVSLEPELLERFDELIRAKKYPSRSEAIRDLIRNALVEEIWADENSDAFGTITLVYDHERGGVREKLLEIQHAHHSQISSSMHIHIDIHRCLEVLVVGGKVKDIKGLADELCSVRGVLHGKLTMTAGRFEKANSH